The window cgctcatgccgtaatttttgccttatacagggttaCAGATATAAACGGTAATTatagaatatgctacatttattaaaaatgttataaataaataacataatcattgatatattcattcttgatatgatatatttgaaacatataaggacagaaatcaaatgacatccatacattctgaaaaggtcgttgtgattgttgttacaaggaccaattttttttttattctggcgatcatttcactttgatgaaatgatatacaatttaaattgtttacaccgattttacttattataacttggtctagatacaagttgagtttaaactaaattgttaatgtgtcttcattccctggcGTATCATAgatcatgtgggtgacggagttaggttcataagttatgatagcacgtgtgataaacgtcgttttcagagggcttatttgaataatattaagaatatttttgttaataattttataaattataacatttcatgttatatttagtgattgcaaatgataaaaaccgcaaaaaataatttgcagaGAAACGCGGACTGTTTTCCGgttatggtgacggagtttgggtactcggggataacactaccccggatattatgaaagatgactttggtaaatatcaaaggtatatgacctaaactacttgaaaagtgctgctagaatcctgtgcttcattgttttaaataaaaaatacgtagtattttcaaagaaatcataGAAGTTGggagggtttccgataaatattgacaatatttattttatgcgataaacaacaggattctagcagtaatactgataaacatgaactataattgccgatcgaattattgtagcaaacatacaaatgaactttggggtagtgttacactttttgattttttgttgaggtaaaaaagtgatctactttaactgtcacgtgataccatggtacggcagcttcaaagatcgagtcgattccgaagtagaaaaataataactttgtgaacacattcacttggtattaatattccgtactgttttcataaaaaataaacagtttttaaattgatcataattttgacggtcattaaactcgggAGTtaccttaacctacccgcgtacaaattttgacggattttcattaaatttataccaaatgtttataccgctaataccttggtcaagttcctaaatcagccttggtcgatagactcgatactagtacactgcttgaccggcgggggacccaggaattctattcttgtttacattggttcaatataccgtaaaaatgtttttaaagctATTTTTCTACCTGCTTATTCGTTTTGAACATAATAAACAGTTCTTAGTGtttgtcacattcattttaggtttaaacatggaatatttaaaatgtaaataaaaacatgactcgagcttttttttatataacaaagtaTCTCGCTTATAGCtctacgactgacactcaaattttggttgactattagaaaTCCATTTCTTTAGGATTGTAATCattgaaaacggaaaaataaatttttaacaaaattttgaccgCGCCCCTTTAATGTGTCTTCAATCTTCTATTAagattattaattttctttcagtaatttttatttcatttccatAGCATATATTAGAGGGATATGGGTTTGATTTGAATTTGCCTTATACCGTACATACACTATATATGtacattcaaataaaaaacatatatttttcaacaaatgTGGGggtaacaaccccccccccccccacacacacacacacatttctACATGCCTGTGACTCTTGTCCCCAGCATTCTTAGCTCCTCCGGTTTTGGTGTACACCAAGCCCAACTGTGTGTATagggcatttttttttacagattacACTGTAAAATTCAATATGACCAAAAATGATGCACTTGTCAAATTGCCAATTCCCTAAGTACTTTGGATTTTACCGAGTCCAACCcttgcgaatgttattgtcatttatggTGGgtcaaaatgttttgttaaaatgtttgtattaaacaattaaatcgaTCATAGCCCAATGGATAAAGCATCGGGCTTGTTAACAGCAGACTCCGAGTTCAAATCTACCTGTTCATGTTTACTGTATTAAGTTTGATAAATCataccccaccccccaccccaacCGAATTGCTTAATATTCGACTTGTGTATTTCTTATGCATCAGTACTTGATATGTTAATTGAAATTTACTTGCTGTGTGCAGTGTCAGACAAAAGTGTTTGATGCATTTTAAGAAGTAATTATAACGCCGCCTTTCATTTCTCTTATAATATATAAGACATGCTTCCAAACtactttgttatttttgttgttctttttcaTTACCATAAGTGGCTAGACagtgataaaatatataaagaagtAAAAACAAAGTTCACTCTTAGATACCACTACTGGTCGGACCCTATAAAATGTACACAACACAATATCTACAGGTATGTAAACCAGGTGTGGACGATTTACACCTGTAAATCGTATACACCTAGTGTACGAAAGTGCAGACAAATCAAACGCAGCCATTCTGTCTACTTTCGGTTTGAATGAAATGGCTGCATCGACGGAGAAAGACTTGGACCAAATCAAAGAGATTACAACGACATGTCCAATCTGCTTTGAAACTTATAAGACTCCAAGGAACCTGCCATGTTTACACACATTTTGTCACAATTGTTTGGGCTCATACATTATTTCCACGTGCAAGACCAAGCAGAATCCGGTAGGATTTCCATGTCCGATTTGCAGACGTTTTGTACCTGCCCCAACATTCACTGCAGGGGTAGAAAAGTGGGCTGAACTCGTGCCTATCAACAAAATGGTAAATATGTTAAAGGAAAAATTTTGCGATGCATGTAAGCGAGCAGACGAGGAGGAAGTGGCCAGTGATTGGTGCAAGTCATGTCTGGAATCCCTCTGTGGCCCCTGTGCAAAGGCtcacaaaagaaatgtttttactCAAAAGCATGAACTGATTCCAATAGAGAACATTCAGAAAGTTTCCAAAGAAAGTGAGAGTCATGAATTAGTTGATGTCTTTTGTCGTGAGCATAGCAATCAAGTAGAGTATCTCTGTGTTGACCACGAGGAGTTAAGTTGCTCTCGGTGTGTGTGCACCAAACACAGGAAATGCACTCAAGTTGATGCCATTGAAGAAGCTGCAGAAGGCATCAGAAAGTCTGAAACACTAGACGTTTTATCTcaagaaatatcaaattttgaagCTACACTTGTCAACGCTAAATCAGAGACAGAAAACGCCATACGATACATTGACGATACATCAGACAAAATCAGAGAACACTCTACAGAGCTTAGAAATAAAATTGTGAAACATGTTGATGCACTGCTAGAGGACCATTTATCTGATCTGGCTAGAAATGTCAAGCAACAAAAGGACAGGTTAACCAGTTTTGAAGATGCTGTGTCAGACAGGCAGCTTTTGATGGCTCAGTATTTACAAACTTTGAAAGGTGCAGAGAAAACACCTTCATCTGTACTTATACAGGAGTATTTCAAGATCAAAGGGCAATTCCGACATGTCGCCAGATCGGATCTTTCCAAATTGAGAGTAAAAATGCACTCGGATGTTTCCAAGGACTTGACAGGCATCCTAGAGGTTACAACGTTTGCAGATTTTAAGACAGAGACAAAGTCTATACCACTGAATGAGATTGATTTAATGTGTGCCAAAATAAAGTTGGTTTATGAACTGGGTGAATCAAATGGGTATGTTACCGGTggttgctttttaaaaaatggggaTATCATTTTGGTTGATCACAACAAATGTCAGCTACTACATTACAACAATAAAACACTTGTACGTAAAGCAGATCTTGAATCTCAACCACAGGATGCAGTATGTCAAAATTCTTCTCAACtgtttgtttcaaaaaacatttccAGAAAGAAATCTAAATCTGAAGGATATGTCGGGAAATTTAATCTTGAGAAGTTTGAGAATGTTGAAGGTCATATGCCTACAAACAGTTCTGTTTATCAATTAGCTGTAACTTCGGGGTATGTATATGCTGCTTGTTTAAGTTTTATTGTCAAATTTGATTCAAAAGGGAACATCGTTCAGCAGTATGATGGGGTTGAAGACTGGACCTACTCCGTAGCAGTTAACAACAGGGATGAAATAATTAGCTCAGGTTTGTGGACAAACCGTGTAATTGTCATGGATAATTCTGGAAAGAAAATTTATTCCTATTCTCATGAAAATCTTAAGCAGCCATGCAGTCTTAGTGTGAACTGTTCCGGAAACATATTTGTTGCAGGTCAGTGTAGCAATAATATACACGTTTTGACGCCAAGAGCTGAGTTAATGAAGATTTTTGATGTTGTTTCACCCAGGTTTATCAGATTTAAAGAGAATTCTCATGTGTGTTTAGTTAGGTCTAACAACAGTACAAAAGTGTATGAATTTCAAGAAGATTTGTAGTCATACTTTGTGCATCAAGGACCAAATCTTGATTATAAATGAATAAGAGATAATTAAGCGGGGAAAAAAACCGTGATGCTTGCGTTTAAAAACGAGATCTTAAAGTCAAGCAAACTCAATTTAAAAGACGTCGGAACTGTGAATATTGGTATTAGGATCTAGTAAATGGTGTAATATGTGTATATTGACATGAATATGAGATTTCGGCAGCTTATATCTGTTGTAGAGAATATACATTATGTAATGAAGACTTATTCTTAAACATGTGACAAAGCTCACATACATGGCCGGTATATTTTGCtcatataaataatttaaaatagttttactGTCAGTGAAATATaggataaataaatattaaaggactatatatgatatgggcctaaaatggccccctaaaatgaacatcaccattttactgtaattctttgttttctttgtacggatatatatgtgatgtttttacataatgttcattttgcttcaactgcccacaatttagaaatatgacatcgtaaagacaaccatTTCCCGCCATTTtggcatttttagcataaaacagcttgttttcaagcagtttttctttcagaaaacatagagcgcatgcttgaacaaaaaaaaatattttgattgagTGAcataaaattttccttgttcaagcatgtgctctatatttcccattcataaagaaaaaatgtcaatttttgactgattttgattgaattttagaaatattgtCACTTCCGACTGCCAATGAGTggtaatatattaaataaataggtgaaaaatatatttcacattaactcttctaaaatataacataacatgTTATTGTACCGGAAACactttaaatttaattcatatcatACATAGTTCTTTGTACATTTTAGTGAATTATTGTCATAAATAGTATTCTTATTGAAGACTTGtctattttcttttataattatcGTCTAGTCTTTTGTTCTGAAATGTTAAAGTATAcccaaaacaaaatcaatatggTTTCAATTGGGGTGATAATTCAGAAgggatttaattttttatacgaAATCTGATGCTTACTTATTCTGTATATGGTTGAAGTTTTTGAAATtggaacaaaaatataaaatattattttcaaacaatgatgttcaaaatagtttttttgTTACAGTCTTGAAATTATAACTGAATAACGTTAACTCAAATTTTTCGAAGGTGCAAGGTGTTGTATAGcaaaaaaagtaagtaaaagtgaatgaaataattataagttagataagaaatgtaagaagtgtttgtttatgttataaatgttataaataaaaatggaatTGGCTCTGCATTAACCACATTTGATTTTGTAGTCTTGATTAAAAAAGTATGTAAATTCATTTCTGTAGTTCAGTCATTAAACATTTGACTTCACGTCAGGTTAAGTATTATAAACATATGTCCATGAACCCCGAAAAAAGTTGCTGTTCTGAGGTAGGGCCAAGATTatatttttggagaaaaaacGCATTAAACTTTGACATGTAAGTGTTTTTGATCTTCCGTTAATGAAATGCAGATAAACATTTAGCCAAACATGCATGGATAGTACATCTGGACATATTTAAGGACTTTGCAGACTTATACGCTGAATAAGTCATGAATTTTAGATGCTGAAGTAGAATAAGACTTTTTGGAGAAGGTTACAGTTTTTGGAGTTGTTATTTCCATATTTGTTATTACAAGTCTTATCTTCACCA is drawn from Crassostrea angulata isolate pt1a10 chromosome 5, ASM2561291v2, whole genome shotgun sequence and contains these coding sequences:
- the LOC128183034 gene encoding uncharacterized protein LOC128183034, with the protein product MAASTEKDLDQIKEITTTCPICFETYKTPRNLPCLHTFCHNCLGSYIISTCKTKQNPVGFPCPICRRFVPAPTFTAGVEKWAELVPINKMVNMLKEKFCDACKRADEEEVASDWCKSCLESLCGPCAKAHKRNVFTQKHELIPIENIQKVSKESESHELVDVFCREHSNQVEYLCVDHEELSCSRCVCTKHRKCTQVDAIEEAAEGIRKSETLDVLSQEISNFEATLVNAKSETENAIRYIDDTSDKIREHSTELRNKIVKHVDALLEDHLSDLARNVKQQKDRLTSFEDAVSDRQLLMAQYLQTLKGAEKTPSSVLIQEYFKIKGQFRHVARSDLSKLRVKMHSDVSKDLTGILEVTTFADFKTETKSIPLNEIDLMCAKIKLVYELGESNGYVTGGCFLKNGDIILVDHNKCQLLHYNNKTLVRKADLESQPQDAVCQNSSQLFVSKNISRKKSKSEGYVGKFNLEKFENVEGHMPTNSSVYQLAVTSGYVYAACLSFIVKFDSKGNIVQQYDGVEDWTYSVAVNNRDEIISSGLWTNRVIVMDNSGKKIYSYSHENLKQPCSLSVNCSGNIFVAGQCSNNIHVLTPRAELMKIFDVVSPRFIRFKENSHVCLVRSNNSTKVYEFQEDL